In the Methylomonas rhizoryzae genome, one interval contains:
- a CDS encoding DNA primase family protein → MNDFLNKGLPVAANMQPVNTLKKAFEQGNELESRKFYKPVLIGTDARDGTEDTRRLSEQGNADRLADAHRGNIHYVSGANAWLQWIDGTWKWDIDGSKIRRLAADLAKVIYREGELHLEHADHYAKWARKSSSLQVIKNSVELLKDIEGIRLPLSLIDSNGYIVGINDAKSVIDLRTGEVRDANQGDFITKSLKIDHLGSADKAERWIQFLDQVFEGDAELINWIKRWCGYLLTGSTQEQIFIFCYGKGANGKSVMGDILRYILGDYARAVSPETIAASKRQAGGATPDLADLIGARLAISSETEDETALAESLVKSLVSGDTLAVRKLYGSPVQFTPKFKLMVLGNHRPVIKGTDYGIWRRVRMIPFNRIFKPEERDPYLLDKLKNEAPHILAWMIEGCMEWQARGLADVPEVIKQATAEYQEEQDIFGKWIEDECERQPGSICLSQFLYDSYRSWCLRNGHRPMPSNAFGRKLSDEGYQKCKLNGSRAWFGLSVRDFDNQLNQKFFS, encoded by the coding sequence ATGAATGACTTTTTGAACAAGGGATTACCTGTTGCTGCAAATATGCAACCTGTCAATACGTTAAAAAAGGCGTTTGAACAGGGCAATGAACTGGAAAGTAGAAAATTTTATAAACCAGTACTCATTGGTACAGATGCCAGAGATGGCACGGAGGACACAAGGAGACTGTCCGAGCAAGGAAATGCAGATAGATTGGCAGATGCTCATAGGGGCAATATTCACTATGTCTCTGGAGCCAATGCTTGGCTACAGTGGATTGATGGAACCTGGAAGTGGGATATTGATGGATCAAAAATAAGGAGACTGGCCGCTGATCTAGCAAAGGTTATTTATAGGGAGGGAGAGTTACATTTGGAACATGCTGATCACTATGCAAAATGGGCTAGAAAATCCAGCTCTTTGCAAGTAATCAAAAACAGCGTCGAACTACTAAAGGATATAGAGGGAATACGATTGCCTTTATCATTAATTGACTCTAACGGCTATATCGTTGGAATCAATGATGCTAAGAGCGTAATCGACTTAAGGACGGGAGAGGTAAGAGATGCAAATCAAGGTGACTTCATTACGAAATCATTAAAGATTGATCATTTGGGCAGCGCTGATAAAGCCGAGAGATGGATACAGTTTTTAGATCAGGTCTTTGAGGGGGATGCTGAATTAATAAACTGGATTAAACGATGGTGTGGCTATTTGCTCACAGGATCAACGCAAGAGCAGATTTTTATTTTCTGTTATGGCAAAGGGGCAAACGGTAAGAGTGTAATGGGTGACATTCTCCGCTATATCCTGGGAGATTATGCTAGAGCTGTATCACCCGAAACTATAGCAGCATCAAAGCGTCAAGCTGGGGGAGCAACACCTGATTTAGCGGACTTAATTGGGGCAAGGTTGGCAATTAGTTCTGAAACCGAGGATGAAACAGCATTAGCTGAATCCTTAGTTAAGAGTTTAGTATCTGGGGACACTCTGGCAGTCAGGAAGCTTTATGGCTCACCTGTCCAGTTTACGCCTAAGTTTAAACTGATGGTTTTAGGAAACCATAGACCAGTCATCAAGGGAACTGATTATGGTATTTGGCGAAGAGTGAGAATGATCCCCTTTAACAGGATTTTTAAACCTGAAGAAAGAGACCCATATTTGCTTGATAAACTGAAAAATGAAGCACCTCATATCCTTGCATGGATGATTGAAGGTTGTATGGAGTGGCAAGCAAGAGGACTGGCTGATGTACCTGAGGTCATTAAGCAGGCAACAGCAGAATATCAGGAAGAACAGGATATTTTTGGCAAATGGATAGAAGATGAATGTGAAAGGCAGCCTGGTAGTATTTGCCTATCTCAGTTTCTTTATGACAGTTATAGGAGCTGGTGCCTAAGGAATGGTCATAGACCTATGCCTAGTAACGCATTTGGTCGTAAGTTATCGGATGAGGGTTATCAAAAATGTAAATTGAATGGATCAAGAGCGTGGTTTGGATTGTCAGTTCGGGACTTTGACAATCAATTAAACCAAAAATTCTTTAGTTAA
- a CDS encoding integrase, which translates to MATFRKRAGKWQARIQRKGYPDQTKTFLSKSDAVSWARQTEMELERGSFIDRSELEKTTLGELLQRYLEEITPTKKGATNEAYRVKAWIKEPIANKLLSGLRSADFAAWRDKRIKLGKSPNTVRLDLAVISHLYSVAKSEWGFDGIGNPLNQIKLPKPTGGRTRRLELSEKEKLIEALSETQEVKTIVQLAIETGMRRSELLSIEWDKVDLENRFVLLPDTKNGDSRAVPLSTRALMILEGIDKHPSGKIFLTRPDSVSQAFNRACKRAGLENLRFHDLRHECTSRLFEKGLNTMEVSAITGHKTLGMLKRYTHLKASDLALKLG; encoded by the coding sequence ATGGCAACATTCCGTAAACGTGCTGGCAAATGGCAAGCCAGAATCCAGCGTAAAGGCTACCCTGATCAAACAAAAACATTTCTGTCTAAATCCGATGCAGTTTCGTGGGCAAGACAAACTGAAATGGAGCTTGAACGTGGAAGTTTTATTGATAGGTCTGAATTAGAAAAAACGACTCTTGGTGAATTGCTCCAACGCTATTTGGAAGAGATTACACCAACAAAAAAAGGGGCTACAAACGAAGCCTATCGAGTCAAGGCGTGGATAAAAGAGCCAATAGCAAATAAACTTTTGTCTGGGCTTCGTAGTGCAGACTTTGCCGCTTGGAGAGATAAGCGTATTAAGCTTGGCAAATCGCCTAATACAGTACGGTTAGACCTTGCTGTAATATCTCATTTATACAGCGTCGCTAAATCAGAATGGGGCTTCGATGGTATTGGTAATCCACTCAATCAAATCAAGCTACCAAAGCCTACTGGCGGCAGAACAAGGAGGCTCGAGTTATCGGAAAAGGAAAAGTTAATTGAAGCACTCAGCGAAACTCAGGAAGTAAAAACTATAGTTCAATTAGCCATTGAAACAGGCATGAGAAGATCAGAACTCTTATCTATTGAATGGGATAAAGTAGACCTTGAGAATCGTTTTGTACTCCTGCCTGATACAAAGAATGGTGATTCTAGGGCTGTACCGCTATCTACAAGGGCTTTGATGATCTTAGAAGGGATAGATAAGCATCCAAGCGGGAAAATCTTTCTAACGCGTCCAGATTCGGTCTCACAGGCCTTTAATAGAGCTTGTAAGAGAGCCGGATTAGAAAACCTAAGATTTCACGATCTCCGCCACGAATGCACTTCAAGACTATTTGAGAAAGGACTTAATACAATGGAGGTATCAGCAATTACAGGGCATAAAACACTGGGGATGTTGAAACGATACACCCATTTAAAAGCTAGTGATCTAGCGTTAAAGTTGGGATAA